The stretch of DNA TTTATAGcgcgttttttgttgtttgttttaaatgcaagTTCAACACAAATAATATTCGCATACGCATACGGCCTTTCTGGttaaataatcataataatagtaattaattagttaatttCCCACTTTggggtggggcagcagcagcaatggatttttgttgttgtgtgggAGGGCTAAGATTTCCtttgtttctcttcttttgttttacatCTCCTTTAACATTGCACAAGagtcgtttttgtttttttttatattttacttttgctttgtttctttGCTGTAGATAAGTTCTTAAAGCATTCCCGTACTTAgttctttcattcatttaatgcttgctgtgtgtgttggggggtTGGCTCCTCGCTTTCAACTCAAGAGAATTGttagaattttgttgtttgctgttgctgtttgttgttgttgttgttatggaAGTTTGGACAAACTCGTGTGTGGTTGCTTGTCATTTATCGTCGTTGTAGGGCTTCTTCTCCTGCCTCCTCAGCGACATTAAATGTCCTGCAATTAGAGTAATTTTTCAGGTTTCCATGTGGAATAATAAAGAGCCCTGCTACCTTACCTGCTCTCCATTTGAGACATGCTGTTGCAGCTTGGTaatctgctgctccttctggttAACAATGCCACGCCAATGCTCATCCTGCTCCCGTGCACGCTCCTCCAAGTCCATCAACGTGTTGGTCTGCATTGCCAAATATGAATTAGGAAATTTTAGTTGGTACATTTATCCAGGGCTTACCGTTTTGGTGACCAGCTGCGTGAGCTTATCGTTCGTTTCCCGCAGCTGCAGGTTCTGTttgtgcagctccagctgctgttgctgtagctgctgctgctcagcgttggaggcggcggcggaggaggaggaggatttGCTATTCGAACTACTATTATTGCTACTAATATtgttgtggatgctgctgctggtgctgctactATTGTGGTTGCTACTGCTACTATTGTTTGATTGTGTGGACTTATTACTACTGTTCTGGACAGCCCtcctctccagctccagctgctgctgcttgatgtGTGTGGCCAGAACCTGCTCCAGCCACTGATCGAAGGAGGCTTGCAGTGCCGTGGCCGCTTGCGCTTTCACCGCATCTGGATAGAGACGCTGGTAAAGATCGCGTATGCGCTGCTGTTCGCTCTTCGCGGAGGCGCTTGCCCcattggcagcagccgccacggacttttgctgttgcagctgcagctccttctgctgctgttgcagatccttctcttgttgctgcaaatgcaaagagaagTCAAGTTTAGCCAAAGCCCAATGCGTGtccaagaaaaagaaggaaagaaaagggAAGTGGGACTAGACTGGACTGGATCTGTGCATGCACTTACGCCTAAGGATTGCTTGGTATTTGTTTTCGTCTTTGCGGttgcggttgctgttgcttcggCATTTTGCAACGCTTCAATCAACTTCCAATTTTTCATACGCACGTCCTGACGAAACACAAATACGTGTGGCAATTAGTTAAAAAGGTTTgcaaacagcacacaaaacgggatgggatgggaagACATAGGATTGGACAGCGAACGCAAAATGAATCCAACAAGGAGGAGCTCGACTCTAACTCACATTATTCTTCTCGCGCtgttcctgcagctcctgctgcagctgcttctcccTTGCCACCAACTGCTCGGCGCGTTGTTGCAGCTCCTGCACCTGCGATTGCAGGCTGCTGGtttgtgcctgctgcttgtcCTGGGCCTCGGTCAGCGAGCCGTACTGTGCCCTCAGAGCACTCAGCTCTTGGTGCTTCTTGGCCAGGGCATCGGACTGGACCTGGGCCTGCTCCGATTGGGCGGCCGTCGCCTGCACTGCGCTGCTGGTGGCCTGACTGAGCTGCTGGTTGAGTGTCTGATTGTTGGCCTCCAATGTGGCCGCCTGCTGGCGCAGTTCCTGCAGCTCGCCACCCCGCACATGCGTCAGCTCCGACTGGGCGTGAGCCAGATCGGCCTTGGCCGATTCAAGCGCATTGTGGAGATTGCGCAGCTCCACCTTAAGCTCGCCATTCTCAGCGTCCAGGTGCTTGCGTTGCTCCAGCTCAAAGATGCTGTTGTTTTGGCGCGCCTCCAGCTCGTCGCGTTGCTGCTCgagggccagcagctgctgggcctgctgctggatcaACTCGTTCTTCTGCTGCGTCTCGGCGCCCACGAAGGCGGTCATATCGGCCAGGCACTTCTCCTTGTGTGCCAAATcctgctgcaggcgctgcaaCTGTGGCAGCAAGTCCTGCGAACTGGCCTGCTTTTCCCTCAGCAAGGTCTAAAatgggttggaaaaaatatatatgagCATGGTCTAGGGGGGTGGCTGGGATAGTGATGTGGACATACCTGGAACTGCTGGCGTTCGAGGGTCAACTTATCATTGAGACTGGACAACTCCTGGTTCACGGCAGACAACTCCTGCTCCTTGCCCTGCAGCTTATCGTTGTAGGCCTGAATGCGTCCATGCATCTGGGCGCGCTCCGTGTTGACCTCTTGGCGCAGTTCGCGCAGCTTGGCCTGAATGCCAATGGaggcctcctgctcctcggcgagcagcttctccttctcctccagctggcGCTTCAACTTCTGGCAAATATCATCCGACCACTCGGCATGGGAGGCGGGCATATCCTGCTGCTTGTTTAGCAGATAATCGATCAAAATCTGAATCTCGGAACGGTTCAACTCGGCCCGGGAGAAAACATTCATGAGGGCGGACACACCAATCGTCTGGTTCTGATGCTCGGCCAGTTTCTCCAATGCCTGTGCCAGTTCCTTGGCCGTCAGCGActccttttgcttcttgtgctgctgctgctgctgctgctgatgttgctgtttgGTCTTGTTGTTCACTTGGTTGTTCTGGGTCTTGGGCGAGccgttctgctgttgctgctgcttcagtaTCTGCTTGGGCACGGACGGTGGCTCCTGgtcagcagcagtggcagtgggtggtACACCTGCTGTGACTTgtggcttctccttcttggccACGTTGCCGGATCCGTTCTTCttctgtgcctgctgcttgttgttgttgtcctctTTGCgttccttctgctcctgcttcttcAATTCGACGACATCCTTGGGTGCACGAACCTCGAAGCTGTTCAGCGTGGGAGTCTCCTCTGCAGTGAGCGGCTTGACGGCCACCGGTTCATTTTTATTGACCAAAATGCCAGCGAcaggagcggctgctgctgctgcggctccgcCCTTGCCCGCATTCcgcttctccttcttgctCTTCTTGCCCAGAGGAACGTTCTCCTTTTCGGCCGCATTGCTCGACCTACGCTGCTCGTTCATGATCTCTGCATCGGGCTCGAATTCCACATGCTGCTTGGACAAGCCGGGCTCCTCCTCTACCGAACCTTGCTCCTCGGACTGCTGGCCATCGGAGTAGTCCTCCTCGGGGTCGTGGCTGAcatcccgctgctgctccctctgtctctgtttcttcTCGCGCTTCAGTTCCTTCTTCTTGGGCTTCTTGCTGGCCGCTGCACCGCCGCCGGCCTTATACAGATTGGCGCTGAGGGCGCGCTTCTCGGCGACAACCTCCTCGAAGGTCTTGCGCCTGAATATCTTATTGATGAACAGAAAGGAGAGCAGGGAGGCGCTGATCACACAACCAATGACGATCAGTATGTGGAAATCCATATTTGCATATCTTGCCTTGATGCAGCTGCGTTGGGGTTCTTCTCAGGGATCTCCTTTACGTGTAGGTTACTGCAAAAGAGAGTTGCGAGTGTTATAATAGGGGAAATTTGCACTGCCAGAACGTATTCCTATcaaaaagaaactaaaacagcaaaacagccTTTAGCCTTTAGTTCCTGCTTCATTATcagcaatttttttgtctgctgctgctgttgctgtgtctgATGACGTGTACGTTTGCAATTAGTGGGATCTGATCGTTCACCACAAACAATTGTCCAAAAAATTTCACATTAAACGAAAGATCAACGACATTTACACCCAATAGCAATTACTGCGCGCCTCTGTATTGGTGTAAGCCACATgcgtgtacatgtgtgtgcctgtgagTGTGCTCGtggatgtgtgtatgtacaacaataaataGTACGGTTACGTGCTTATCAGTTTACCGGCCGGTGAATGGTACCATAGTACACGTACACTTTATGATGAGcaactctttttgttgttattgcattTCTCACTGTTTGTTTGACGTTTATTAATATAACTGCTCTTTGTTGAACATTTGTCATTGTATTATATCAGTGCTGAGAGATAAACGAATgcacactgcagcagcagtcacagggCTGGGCTCTATCATATCCTATTCTATAACTGTAAATTCATACACATGCGGAATAACAAAGTACACTCTCTTGCGGTATATTTTCATGCGCAATTTCTGAATGTTGGTGGTAGAGATTCAATTATCGATTCACAGATCCACAGCCAGCGAAATTTATtccaagaaacaagaaaacaaaaacctgcAAATTTGCTTACAAATCGAATAACAAACAACTCGCAGCTGCTCTCTAGCCTTGAAAGAAAGttaaatttgcacaaaaagacCTGAAGGTGTTGACGCAGATGCTCTCCCAcacattaaaaaaacaaaaagagaagcaaaaatCGTTAGATATTCCCACACAGCCAACGCACCTCTTCTCCACACTCCAAGTGTTAAGGCTTTGACGCACACGTATGCAAATCGTTGGAACGGAAATCGcaaaataattttataaatCTGAAATCTTTAAGCGAAGACCCAAGAGCCTCTGACAGAAGGTAAcgtcagcatcagcagcgaaACCAAGCTTtgcgatctctctctctctctctctgactctgggAGAGAGTCTGAGTCTGGTATGCCAACTCACCGTGAAGAAGTGgttcccactctctctcgctcaatGGCTCTCTCTGCCCACAGTTAGAACTTGAAATTTCACTGGCAGCGGTGGAATGGAATtcacaaattgcaaaaatttcaattcaagGTTGTTGCTCTCTGAATATctgccggcagcagcacagcaccaACTTCAGTGATAACCGCACGGACGCTCCGACTCTCTCAAGTTTCTGACAGTGTTCCGGAATTTTTTTACAGTCAAACTTGTCCATGTgaatgaatatacatatgtacgtatgtatgtacatacatatgtatgaatgtacatctTAGATAAAAGTACTGAATAGGAAAAATGAAAGCCCCATGAAAGATTAATACATATTTCTAGAGAAACACCCCAACTTTGTTGAGTCGGTAAAATTGTTTAAGACTTCTACAGTAACAATTTGAGAATGTTAAacacatattttgtttgcttatttgctGATGCCATCAGTTGTTCGTTTATGGAGAGGGGGAGGACGCCCAGAGACCTTTTCTTGTTCAAATATTGTCTTATTTGTACTCCAATAAAcccaaattaatatttgatgAAACTATGAGAACAGCTTCGATTCGAACAGTAAATCGATGACAAGTGGGAGAGACTTCACTGACAAGTCTCTCCCCGGACCAGTATTTCTGCTGGGAGTAACGCTCCAGCAGAgcatacacagacacaacgTAAGAAGAGgcatacaaatacataagcgaatgaaaaaaaaatacaataaaaacgCCGGTAAAGGTCATCAACCGGAAGAGCAACGCTACGGAATGTGTGATCGTGTATTagtgttcgagtgtgtgtgtgtgtgtgtgtgtgtgtgtgaaagtcGAAATCTTTGGCTGCCAATTATCATTATGACCATCctataaataattatgtattacGGTCTGGCAGCAtgcaacatacatatgtatatgtatgtacttgctGCTCGCCCTGGTTACAAACTGGCATCCAACTGCACACAGTTGGCCTAATTCtctgtgttcttttttctctcaCTCGCCCCAATGTTCAATTAgttgacagcaacaacacgaaAACACATGGAATTTCTCTGTCTTTCCGTTAGTCAGTGCAGCCATTTTAGCTTTTGTTTCCACGCCAAGTCAGATTTCTAGAGACCACGCAATGGAAGAAGAAATCTGAagaaaaatttaatatttgccaATAAGAAATTGTAGGGAAACTTAACTTATTCGAATTGGATTTACTTGTTTTTAAGGAATATTCTgttgtttttcatattttgacATGAATGCAGCCATTTATAGTTGTCTTCATCGGGACAACACTATTGAACGGTGCAAGTGCTCCGCACTCgttctcgctcactctctctcacacgGCCAACACGCattcattattttcttttatttattcataaatgcattttcgcCTCTACTATTTTCAGCGAACAAGCGACACGACCGGCAAGCGGCTCAAgtgttttaattttagaaAGCTCTCCTTCCTGCACTCTTCTTTTATGATATTTATGCAACATGCAAGCAATTTTTTTGCCTTCCGCAGGGAAAGAGAGTCGCGTTGCCTGTGGGAGATTTTGTCTTCTTGCGTGGGAGCGTCAAGTTCGTTTGTAGTTTTGGTATTCGATTGGTAGGTCAGCCAAAAAAAGATATTCAACGCCATTTGGGTCCAGAGAAGGAAGGTTGCCCCAAATTGGGAGTATTTTCTAGAGCTGTGACTCACAAATGTGCgcctctgtttgtgtgtgtctcacGGCTATAAATAAGCTAATTGAATATGATGTCCGTTAATGATTATTGATTGCTGACGTAGACAAGTGACTTTTCAATACTGTAAGTCCGATTATCAATTGGGTTTTCCTAGAATAACAGTTCCCCGAAGGCCTTATCGCCAATTGAACGTGAATGAAACGACCCGATgtgcatttattatttatccGACTGCAGGctactctctccctctcacactTTCCGTTGCTCTTGATAAGCTGGGGCCAGAGAAtgcgtgcatgtgtgtgtgtggtgaggTCAGCAAAAGGCTGCCAACAGTGTGTACATTTTGCGAGCAAAGACAACACGACTAAAGAGGACAGACATCAATTATGTTcatttcttgatttttttgaTAAAAATCTCTAACGGGAATACTAGTGCACGCAGAAGGGGGCAAGGGCATGGCGCAGCGGAGCAGCCCAGACGGCGGCGCACAAgtttttggcaaatcaaacaaataaattcagcTCGCTGGCGGCTGCAGGCTGCTGGTTTTCTTTGTGTCAGCTGTCCCTTTGGCTCATAATTAAATCGCAATCGGGGCACACAAGTGAAAGTATGCCATTCATCGTATTAAGATATTTTCCTCTAATTAGGCATCTAATTGGCAAACGCCACTGATAATAAGAATAATTGCACACCAATAAATTTGTGGTTTCTGCAAGAGCCCGAGTGGCCCGCTTTGTGTCTGTCACGAGTGGAAGGAAGACAAAAGGGCGTCGCTGCCGCCGTCGCAACTGTCTCCGCCTGTCCGAcacgacacacaaacacaacacctTGCACTGCACTAACACAGAGACCCCAACACCATTTGCCGCACACTCGAATATTCTTCAACTCTTATTTGATGCGATACCGTTGTTTCTGTTCGCACTTGCAACGTCAACAAtttttacttttcacacttaaatgcagttttcttttttgttgggaaCGCATCCGCCATTTGCAAGCAATTTGTATACGTGTGCGTCCCTTgcatatacatgtacatatatattggagcatgtgtgcgcgtgtgtgtgtttgcaggTATCGTTGTCGCGTCGGCAATTTTCTTGAGCCATTTCGGCATTCATTTTCTACTGCATTTGACTGTTTGGATCATGTAACTTAAGCCTTACACTTTTCTTAAGCCAACTGGCTACGACTTACACTTTTTGTATGCGTTTGGAATTAGTGCCAACTTAAATCATTTATAAAAAACCATGAAATCAGTGTGACAGCGGAATtgtcgataaaatataccgtgggacccacaaaaatataccaaaatataccttctcattttaaaaatataccgtaaaaaCACCGCAGGCTTAAAtaatattcctcgattttgatgttatatttgatattactagcttgcaaatacttttaacactgaaagaataatttaatccgtttgGAGAATCAATTTTGCCCATTTTAAATACTCCGTTTTATTAGATTGTATTCCTTATGACCTTATGACTTTACTACTACACATTTTCTACATACCAATAACATAACATTAGCAGAATAGCCAAATATTTAAGAGAATATTTGAAGGATTTAAAGtgttaaaatatatttcgaaaaatatgaaaatgcaaatgcattagTTACAAATGGGGAGTTGaaaaaaatttacataattacgGCTTTAATTTCGTAGATttacaaaatatgaatttagGCGTTAAAGTTAGCCTCGAGCTTTCGAAATTGGATAGAACTGAATAACATTAATTTCTTCAACGAGCCCAGTCTTTTTTGATCGAGCTATGTACCCAACTAAAGAAACGGTTGCCTTTCAACGAAAAGGTTTTCAAAATTCTTTCGTTCCTTAACCCAGAAAACTTACACAACTTACTGCACAACTTTACGGATTTACATAACCTATACCAGAGATTTCCTGACCTTATTAAAGATGCTCAACGGACCCACAACGAATTTATCCTCTTAAAAAATGATGAGAGTCTATTcgatttaataaataaatgcaaaagtcCTGGCATTTTCTGGCATGAATTGATTAACATTAAAGATTATAATAACTGTTTCAAGTATGACAATATTTCAAAACTAGCTCAAGCAATGCTCATTTTGCCAGTATCAAATGCTTCGTGTGAGAGAATATTCTCTGCGGTAAATCCAAAAAAACGAATATTAGAAACAGATTCAAAAACACAAATGTAGCAAATTTATTATATGTAAGACAAAATCTTCGAGAAAAACATGGATGTGAACATTTTGAACCGGATAAAGAGTTGCTGTTTGGAAGACTTGATAATGAATAGTGTAGGTTTATACGGAAAAACAATGCTTTGTATTATATTAACTAAGAAGAAACGAAAGAATTAATTACCAATTAAGGAAAATATGATTTTAAtacgtttttatttaaataattatttaaataaataaatgttatttcCACGGTATATTTCTACGGCATattttgaaaaagaaaaagtatattgcggtatattttcgaggccctGGCGGTATATTTCATCGATAATTTCACGGTCACACTACTTAATTGTCAAAACTAGTGAGATGCATGCCCAATTCCCTGTTTCTTGATCAACCACATGCCTCATTTTGTCTTTTGGTCAACCACATGCCTCGTGCTGGATGGGCACTGACGAATGTGGCTGCTCAAATGGGCGTGTTGTTGAAAGAAGTGGTATAATGCATGCTCCTTCTGTTTCTTGATCAACCACATGCCTCCTTTTGTATTTTGATCAACCACATACCTCATGCCTTATCTGCTCTGAGAAATTGGCTGCTGAAATGAGCGTGTTGGTGAAAAAAGtgatgtaacgcacagaacgAAACGTTTcagttctttttcttttttccggTACCGACAACTTGGGAATGAGCCCCTGCCTATTGACAGTTGAGGCGACGGCTGAAGCAGCGGCTGGTCCAGCGATTCCTTCACAATTGCTCTTCTGCGTGGAAGAAGTATAAACCTACCTTGATTTTGTAATTATTCCTGTTGGATTATTCTCTGGCTTTCGCTTGGGCTTGTTCATTTTTAGCTTCAGTTATTTTTTCTGAAATTGTCCTGCACTTTACAAATGTTGCACAATTTGTCATCTTGTCGATTAAATATTACTAACCTCGGCTGCGGCTGGTGCAGCGGTTCCTTTCCTTCTTGGGTTCTTTTTGCATCGTCTggagcatacatacatatttatatactttgGAACAGCATCAATAGTATAGTAATAGtaagtaataataaaaatagtaACTGTGCTcttaaaaaaataagaaataatcaattaaaattggtAGCTATTTCTGCTTATTATTGCACATTACCTTAACTCTGTGACCGGACTAGAGTCACAACAAACGACGAACGCCATTTGCCCCTGAAATTGGAAAACAGGCAGCCAATTATAAAGTCAAAATATTGATTAGCACAACTCGCAAGATATACCTACGATCTATTAACCTCCTTTCTTGGGCCCTGCGAACTCTATCCTGCTCTCTTTCTATCAATCGTCTCCGTTCATCATTTCTTCGTATGCGCTGTCGCCTTTCTGTGTTTGTCCTCTGCTCCTGAAGTCTATTCTGAGCGTCCGTCCGTCTAACTATGTGCTCAACTGTGTTTTGAGCCTGCTCTCTATTTCTATAATCTAAGTCCTGTCTTCGTGTGGACCGACGCTCAGTATCGGTCGCTTGCTCCTCAAGTCTAGTCTGCGCGTCTGTTCGTCTTTCTATTTATTGTGCCGTATTCTGGGTCTGCTCTCTGGCCCTATACCTTTGGTTGCGTCTCCGCCTCGACCGACTGATAGTATTCGccaattgctgctgttgtgtaaTATGTGCGTTTACTATATTTTCTATTCTTTCTAATTTTCGCTTTTGGATACGCCCGATGCACAACATCGGCCACTTGTCGACTTGTCGTATGTCCTCCTGCTTCTTGTCTTTCTTGAATAATAacggctgcctcctgccaacATGTTACCTGTCCTTGGCCTTCAATCTCTGGTTGCTGGTTCCTATCAGTCTCTGCTTGTGATAGCccttttttttcacacaataAAATTAGCcgtattaaaaataattgccaCTAACCATATAGTATAGTTTTTGCCTCCGCAGAAAGAAGAGACAGCTTGGCAATTATAGGAATAATACTTGACTTTTAGTTAGGCTTCTAATTCCGAGACGCCTGTTCTTGCGAGAAAAAACTCTTTTTAAGACCACAAACTGCTTCGACTTGTAAAAGCCTACCTCCCTTTTTCGTTGATCAGCCAATATCTCATAATATTTTTTCCTATAATATGCctcgtttttctcttttttaagCAGTTCTCACAAAACTCAATATAAACCGATTCATTATTTTGAAATGAAGCTTCAGGCGCTCTACATCGTTT from Drosophila subobscura isolate 14011-0131.10 chromosome O, UCBerk_Dsub_1.0, whole genome shotgun sequence encodes:
- the LOC117896383 gene encoding ribosome-binding protein 1 isoform X1 — translated: MDFHILIVIGCVISASLLSFLFINKIFRRKTFEEVVAEKRALSANLYKAGGGAAASKKPKKKELKREKKQRQREQQRDVSHDPEEDYSDGQQSEEQGSVEEEPGLSKQHVEFEPDAEIMNEQRRSSNAAEKENVPLGKKSKKEKRNAGKGGAAAAAAAPVAGILVNKNEPVAVKPLTAEETPTLNSFEVRAPKDVVELKKQEQKERKEDNNNKQQAQKKNGSGNVAKKEKPQVTAGVPPTATAADQEPPSVPKQILKQQQQQNGSPKTQNNQVNNKTKQQHQQQQQQQHKKQKESLTAKELAQALEKLAEHQNQTIGVSALMNVFSRAELNRSEIQILIDYLLNKQQDMPASHAEWSDDICQKLKRQLEEKEKLLAEEQEASIGIQAKLRELRQEVNTERAQMHGRIQAYNDKLQGKEQELSAVNQELSSLNDKLTLERQQFQTLLREKQASSQDLLPQLQRLQQDLAHKEKCLADMTAFVGAETQQKNELIQQQAQQLLALEQQRDELEARQNNSIFELEQRKHLDAENGELKVELRNLHNALESAKADLAHAQSELTHVRGGELQELRQQAATLEANNQTLNQQLSQATSSAVQATAAQSEQAQVQSDALAKKHQELSALRAQYGSLTEAQDKQQAQTSSLQSQVQELQQRAEQLVAREKQLQQELQEQREKNNDVRMKNWKLIEALQNAEATATATAKTKTNTKQSLGQQEKDLQQQQKELQLQQQKSVAAAANGASASAKSEQQRIRDLYQRLYPDAVKAQAATALQASFDQWLEQVLATHIKQQQLELERRAVQNSSNKSTQSNNSSSSNHNSSSTSSSIHNNISSNNSSSNSKSSSSSAAASNAEQQQLQQQQLELHKQNLQLRETNDKLTQLVTKTTNTLMDLEERAREQDEHWRGIVNQKEQQITKLQQHVSNGEQDI
- the LOC117896383 gene encoding putative mediator of RNA polymerase II transcription subunit 26 isoform X2; the encoded protein is MDFHILIVIGCVISASLLSFLFINKIFRRKTFEEVVAEKRALSANLYKAGGGAAASKKPKKKELKREKKQRQREQQRDVSHDPEEDYSDGQQSEEQGSVEEEPGLSKQHVEFEPDAEIMNEQRRSSNAAEKENVPLGKKSKKEKRNAGKGGAAAAAAAPVAGILVNKNEPVAVKPLTAEETPTLNSFEVRAPKDVVELKKQEQKERKEDNNNKQQAQKKNGSGNVAKKEKPQVTAGVPPTATAADQEPPSVPKQILKQQQQQNGSPKTQNNQVNNKTKQQHQQQQQQQHKKQKESLTAKELAQALEKLAEHQNQTIGVSALMNVFSRAELNRSEIQILIDYLLNKQQDMPASHAEWSDDICQKLKRQLEEKEKLLAEEQEASIGIQAKLRELRQEVNTERAQMHGRIQAYNDKLQGKEQELSAVNQELSSLNDKLTLERQQFQTLLREKQASSQDLLPQLQRLQQDLAHKEKCLADMTAFVGAETQQKNELIQQQAQQLLALEQQRDELEARQNNSIFELEQRKHLDAENGELKVELRNLHNALESAKADLAHAQSELTHVRGGELQELRQQAATLEANNQTLNQQLSQATSSAVQATAAQSEQAQVQSDALAKKHQELSALRAQYGSLTEAQDKQQAQTSSLQSQVQELQQRAEQLVAREKQLQQELQEQREKNNQQEKDLQQQQKELQLQQQKSVAAAANGASASAKSEQQRIRDLYQRLYPDAVKAQAATALQASFDQWLEQVLATHIKQQQLELERRAVQNSSNKSTQSNNSSSSNHNSSSTSSSIHNNISSNNSSSNSKSSSSSAAASNAEQQQLQQQQLELHKQNLQLRETNDKLTQLVTKTTNTLMDLEERAREQDEHWRGIVNQKEQQITKLQQHVSNGEQDI